A window from Ignavibacteriota bacterium encodes these proteins:
- a CDS encoding PepSY-associated TM helix domain-containing protein, with translation MNFRNLRKLNNDLHRDLGYFFSTLIIVYSLSGLALNHVDDWNPDFVIQKDTISIPAKYNFENISDQNIIELSKLINQNDFKLYDSPTTNQIKIYYEDASFHIDFSRRLGLYEVITKRILFYEVNVLHRNSLKEWKWFSDIFAVALILINITGLFILKGKNGFLGRGKWFLAAGFLPPIIAIIIFTIN, from the coding sequence ATGAATTTTCGAAATCTTAGAAAATTAAATAATGATCTTCATAGAGATTTGGGATATTTTTTTTCAACATTGATTATTGTTTATTCATTATCCGGATTAGCATTAAATCATGTTGATGATTGGAATCCGGATTTTGTAATTCAGAAAGATACAATATCAATTCCGGCAAAATATAATTTTGAAAATATTTCCGATCAAAATATAATTGAGCTGAGTAAACTAATTAATCAAAATGATTTTAAACTTTATGATTCGCCAACAACTAACCAAATAAAAATTTATTACGAAGATGCATCATTCCATATAGATTTTTCAAGAAGATTAGGATTATATGAAGTTATAACTAAGAGAATTTTATTCTACGAAGTTAATGTTCTTCATCGAAATAGTTTAAAAGAATGGAAATGGTTTTCCGATATTTTTGCGGTTGCGTTAATTTTAATAAACATTACGGGATTATTTATTCTAAAAGGAAAGAATGGATTTTTGGGGAGAGGGAAGTGGTTTTTAGCAGCCGGATTTTTACCTCCGATAATTGCAATAATTATTTTTACCATAAATTAA